Proteins co-encoded in one Candidatus Hydrogenedentota bacterium genomic window:
- a CDS encoding beta-propeller domain-containing protein: MRKSLALLTILLIAGLVAGCPRPSGPGGFKYTSADLTGGYRSLGGYLNDVAAGGEGGGGGDAPARELVEPDVIRQVGDTLFVLNQYRGLTLVDLESQTILDQVATLGFPRDLYVAGNRAYVLVAYAADFERHGDTVAYEIASRLYVVDISDPEDCAIVSTFGLEGDLTDSRLVGDVLYAVTAEYDWSWVDAIPLKAKTSASHIVSVNIADENNIFKADEVSTSNIGDVVYATTSAIFVAGWDFDKDGSEVTLIDISDPAGDLQVGDNVDVKGYIADKFKMDVYDGVLRIVSNGWADGRRTFITTVDVGDPNDLDTLAEIEFDRAHGETLFATRFDGTRGYIVTFFQVDPLFVVDFTDPANPVVAGELEVPGWSTHIEPRGNQLIALGVDNSNGNWQVSVSLFDVTDPANPALADRVSFGENWSWSSAYEDVKALTVLDDVIIVPFSGWEEVGGGFDRLQFVSWTPDDLTKRGTVDLQGSILRSFEHGDFYYGVTSEQLAQIDGSDLDHLEVTNTITLAENIADFVELSSSVGVEIVTQYDTGNTVARAVGLPLKGGLGEVEVNIGQLVGTHKRGDDVILVGASWYDEPGYKIAVVDFSDPSEPEVTGELDVDVWPYYGYWWILPYYEIGGGGGGGVVPAGGDAGVAVGGDVAVSSIWWPWFPSYRQKSTLLAGDTLVLRCTSESFDETLGDGAAYEGLALVDLDALELTTTVGLGFDAVSGVDAVGDKVYISSKTFIDGTVFPLNRAPECAYFITEFDPATVDAGPTVNVPGVFVQYNPGADILTLRDDEWGVNYEYNSLLRTVSWDGGLGVDEIDNTDLPDGASTVLGRGGKVYIEAFDNGVRLHVVDLSPGGAMQSGGDVLVTESWANLIDANGTSAYFGVGGGAIVRYDCSGDPDLEELIEVMGTPSAIRFGEAAAYAPLGYFGIVQLPL, translated from the coding sequence ATGCGTAAGTCTCTGGCGCTCCTAACGATTCTTCTGATTGCGGGATTGGTTGCCGGCTGTCCAAGACCTTCCGGGCCGGGTGGATTCAAATACACCAGCGCAGACCTGACGGGCGGGTATCGCAGCCTTGGCGGGTACCTGAACGATGTCGCGGCGGGCGGCGAAGGGGGTGGGGGAGGCGACGCGCCAGCGCGCGAACTCGTCGAACCCGATGTAATTCGCCAAGTGGGCGACACCTTGTTTGTCCTGAACCAGTATCGCGGTCTGACGCTGGTTGATCTCGAAAGTCAGACCATCCTCGACCAAGTGGCGACGCTCGGGTTTCCGCGCGACCTGTACGTTGCGGGTAATCGCGCGTACGTGCTCGTTGCCTATGCGGCGGACTTCGAGCGCCACGGCGACACAGTCGCCTACGAGATCGCATCGCGGTTGTATGTCGTCGATATCTCCGACCCGGAGGATTGCGCGATCGTGTCGACATTTGGCCTCGAAGGCGACCTGACCGACAGCCGGCTGGTTGGCGATGTGTTGTATGCGGTGACGGCGGAGTACGACTGGAGCTGGGTGGATGCGATTCCGTTGAAAGCGAAGACTTCGGCATCGCATATCGTCAGCGTGAACATTGCCGACGAAAACAACATTTTCAAAGCGGATGAGGTGTCGACCAGCAACATCGGCGACGTGGTGTACGCGACCACGTCCGCGATCTTCGTGGCAGGGTGGGATTTCGACAAGGACGGCAGCGAGGTTACGCTCATCGACATCAGCGATCCTGCGGGCGACCTTCAGGTGGGCGACAACGTCGATGTGAAGGGATACATCGCGGACAAGTTCAAGATGGACGTGTACGACGGTGTGCTGCGGATCGTGTCGAACGGCTGGGCGGACGGCCGGCGGACCTTCATTACGACGGTGGACGTGGGCGATCCGAACGACCTCGATACGCTCGCGGAGATCGAGTTCGATCGGGCGCACGGCGAGACGCTGTTTGCGACGCGTTTCGACGGTACGCGCGGGTATATTGTGACCTTTTTTCAGGTTGACCCGTTGTTCGTAGTCGACTTTACGGATCCGGCGAATCCGGTAGTCGCGGGCGAACTGGAAGTGCCGGGCTGGTCGACGCACATCGAACCGCGGGGCAATCAGCTCATCGCGCTGGGCGTGGACAACAGCAACGGCAATTGGCAAGTCAGCGTGAGCTTGTTTGACGTGACCGATCCCGCAAACCCGGCGTTGGCGGACCGCGTCAGCTTCGGCGAGAACTGGAGTTGGTCAAGCGCGTATGAAGATGTGAAGGCGTTGACCGTCCTCGACGACGTGATTATCGTTCCGTTCTCGGGTTGGGAAGAAGTTGGCGGCGGATTCGACCGGCTTCAGTTTGTGTCGTGGACGCCGGACGATCTGACGAAGCGCGGCACGGTGGACCTACAGGGAAGCATTTTGCGATCGTTTGAGCACGGCGACTTCTATTACGGTGTGACGAGCGAGCAATTGGCGCAGATCGACGGTTCGGACCTCGATCATCTTGAAGTCACCAATACGATCACGCTTGCCGAGAACATCGCGGATTTTGTCGAGTTGTCGTCGAGCGTGGGCGTCGAGATCGTGACGCAGTATGACACGGGGAACACGGTCGCGCGCGCGGTGGGTCTGCCGCTGAAGGGCGGTCTCGGCGAGGTGGAAGTGAACATCGGGCAGCTTGTCGGGACGCACAAACGCGGCGATGACGTCATCTTGGTTGGCGCGTCGTGGTATGACGAGCCGGGATATAAGATTGCCGTCGTCGATTTCAGCGATCCGAGCGAGCCGGAAGTCACGGGCGAACTTGATGTCGATGTGTGGCCGTATTACGGGTACTGGTGGATCCTGCCCTACTACGAAATCGGCGGTGGCGGCGGCGGAGGCGTTGTGCCGGCAGGCGGAGACGCGGGTGTTGCCGTGGGCGGTGACGTTGCGGTTAGCAGCATTTGGTGGCCGTGGTTCCCGTCGTACCGGCAGAAGTCGACGCTGCTGGCCGGCGATACGCTGGTGCTGCGGTGCACGTCGGAGTCGTTTGATGAGACACTGGGCGATGGCGCGGCGTACGAAGGACTGGCGCTGGTCGATCTCGATGCGCTCGAATTGACGACGACGGTAGGGCTTGGGTTCGATGCGGTGTCAGGTGTGGATGCCGTTGGCGACAAGGTCTACATTTCGAGCAAGACGTTCATCGACGGCACGGTGTTTCCGCTGAACCGCGCGCCGGAATGCGCGTACTTCATTACGGAATTCGATCCGGCGACGGTGGATGCCGGGCCGACGGTGAACGTTCCCGGCGTGTTTGTACAGTACAATCCGGGTGCGGACATTTTGACGCTGCGCGACGACGAGTGGGGCGTGAACTACGAGTACAATTCATTGCTGCGCACGGTGTCGTGGGACGGCGGTCTCGGTGTGGACGAGATTGACAACACGGACCTCCCCGATGGTGCGTCGACGGTGCTGGGCCGCGGCGGGAAGGTGTACATCGAGGCGTTTGACAATGGCGTGCGGTTGCACGTGGTTGACCTGTCGCCGGGCGGGGCGATGCAGTCCGGCGGTGACGTGCTTGTGACGGAGTCGTGGGCCAACCTAATCGACGCGAATGGAACGAGCGCATACTTCGGCGTGGGCGGCGGCGCGATTGTGCGGTATGACTGCAGCGGCGACCCGGACCTTGAAGAATTGATCGAGGTCATGGGCACGCCGAGCGCGATCCGATTTGGCGAGGCCGCGGCGTACGCGCCGTTGGGGTACTTTGGGATCGTGCAGTTGCCGCTTTGA
- a CDS encoding MBL fold metallo-hydrolase: MGIRNDSVVTIDCHYGGEGYTSAYLVVENGRAAFVDTNTAHALPYLLGALDAAGIARDAVDYVIVTHIHLDHAGGAAPLMKACPNATLICHPRAARHLANPRRLVAAVKQIYGDEVFDRLYGTIEPIEESRIRSVADDETMAFGARTLRFVHTLGHASHHICIHDSGSNGVFTGDSFGLYYEWMTVDPERPFIMCLSTPTEFDALEARRSVERLLALNAERAYAGHFGELRGMRTAAPTLLYTIDAFERIQHDASETDLDDSGLLHFCQERVERVAWEVCRRCGVEPAQQHQVRLAGDVLINARGLAHNAHKLRGARAG; this comes from the coding sequence GTGGGAATCCGTAACGATTCGGTTGTGACAATCGACTGTCACTATGGTGGTGAGGGCTACACCTCGGCGTACTTAGTCGTCGAGAACGGGCGCGCAGCGTTTGTCGACACAAACACGGCGCACGCGTTGCCGTATTTGCTCGGTGCGCTCGATGCGGCGGGTATTGCGCGCGATGCGGTCGATTACGTCATCGTGACGCACATTCATCTCGATCACGCCGGTGGCGCGGCGCCCTTGATGAAGGCGTGCCCGAATGCGACGCTCATCTGCCATCCGCGCGCCGCAAGGCACCTTGCCAATCCGCGGCGCCTTGTTGCGGCCGTGAAGCAAATCTACGGCGATGAAGTGTTCGATCGGCTGTATGGGACGATCGAGCCGATTGAGGAATCGCGCATCCGTTCCGTCGCCGATGACGAGACGATGGCGTTTGGCGCGCGGACGTTGCGTTTCGTGCACACGTTGGGGCACGCGTCGCACCATATCTGCATCCACGATTCCGGGAGCAACGGCGTGTTCACCGGCGATTCGTTCGGGCTGTATTACGAGTGGATGACCGTCGATCCGGAGCGGCCCTTTATCATGTGCCTTTCGACGCCGACCGAGTTTGACGCATTGGAGGCACGCCGTTCGGTCGAGCGGCTGCTCGCGTTAAACGCGGAACGTGCGTACGCCGGACATTTCGGCGAACTGCGCGGCATGCGCACGGCGGCGCCGACGCTGCTATATACGATTGATGCATTCGAGCGCATCCAGCACGACGCTTCGGAAACCGACCTCGATGACAGCGGCCTGCTGCACTTCTGTCAAGAGCGTGTCGAGCGCGTGGCGTGGGAGGTATGCCGGCGGTGCGGTGTCGAGCCGGCGCAGCAGCACCAAGTGCGGCTCGCGGGCGACGTGCTCATCAACGCGCGCGGACTCGCGCACAACGCGCACAAACTTCGGGGCGCGCGCGCGGGCTGA
- a CDS encoding MATE family efflux transporter — protein MKPFDEELVSGSIVRSVWKLAWPIVLMNLINGVHGMIDQILIAHSVRHHEANAAVGVSWNLFLVVVVSLASLFHGMGVLIAQSAGKQDRARMNRVLYHTALLTAYLVLFIVTPIGYLVSPYLLQLANTTEEVRAYALPYLRTLFLFGITLSMNFLLGTAMQTSGDAKTPLVLVVLTTGLHILFSAVFITGFGPFPELGTTGAALGAGLAPIPTVLIALSLIIRRRAILGLPDRFTLVPDWNVIRAVARIGIPSGIHAVVLNIGGIWLYRYIGGLADSSAAQAAYTICYAQLFSFVTWAALGLRGSAAALMGQNIGAGKSERGRRGVHVAAAMGGAWAAVWGVAVWVAPDQLLALFNSSDGEDFIVLELGTALLHYLSVSGVFLAVALALTGGLMGAGDTKKPMYIAIITQIFVLLGVCEIYNQLGMLSANAIWSAILISHFGRYALTHVTFRTAKLRPVLIEMGH, from the coding sequence ATGAAACCATTTGACGAAGAACTCGTTTCCGGCAGCATTGTGCGGAGCGTGTGGAAACTCGCCTGGCCGATCGTCCTCATGAACCTCATCAACGGGGTCCACGGGATGATCGACCAGATTCTGATCGCCCACAGCGTGCGGCACCATGAAGCGAACGCCGCCGTGGGCGTCTCCTGGAACCTCTTTCTCGTGGTCGTCGTCTCGCTTGCCTCGTTGTTTCACGGCATGGGCGTGCTGATTGCCCAGTCCGCCGGCAAGCAGGACCGCGCGCGCATGAACCGCGTGCTCTACCATACCGCTCTGCTGACCGCGTATCTCGTGCTCTTCATCGTTACGCCGATCGGATACTTGGTGTCCCCGTACCTGCTGCAGCTCGCGAACACGACCGAGGAAGTGCGCGCGTACGCTCTCCCCTACCTCCGCACCCTCTTTCTTTTCGGCATTACGCTGTCGATGAACTTCCTGCTGGGCACGGCGATGCAAACCTCCGGCGACGCCAAGACGCCGCTCGTACTCGTCGTGCTGACAACCGGCCTCCACATTCTGTTCAGCGCGGTGTTCATTACCGGGTTTGGCCCATTCCCCGAACTGGGGACAACAGGCGCCGCGTTGGGTGCGGGTCTTGCCCCGATTCCCACAGTCCTTATTGCGCTCTCCCTAATCATCCGCAGAAGAGCAATCCTCGGGTTGCCCGACCGATTCACCCTCGTACCGGACTGGAATGTCATCCGCGCCGTCGCGCGCATCGGCATCCCTAGCGGCATTCACGCCGTCGTGCTCAACATCGGCGGCATCTGGCTCTACCGGTACATCGGCGGGCTGGCCGACAGCTCTGCCGCGCAAGCCGCCTACACGATCTGCTACGCGCAGTTGTTCTCGTTCGTAACGTGGGCTGCGCTTGGTCTGCGTGGCTCCGCCGCGGCGTTGATGGGACAAAACATCGGCGCCGGCAAGAGCGAGCGTGGGCGCCGCGGCGTCCACGTGGCCGCCGCGATGGGTGGTGCGTGGGCGGCGGTGTGGGGTGTCGCCGTTTGGGTCGCGCCAGACCAATTACTGGCGTTATTCAATTCCAGCGATGGAGAAGACTTCATCGTGCTCGAACTCGGCACGGCGCTCCTGCACTACTTGTCCGTCTCGGGCGTGTTCCTCGCCGTCGCGCTCGCGTTGACCGGCGGGCTGATGGGCGCCGGCGACACCAAGAAACCGATGTACATCGCGATCATCACGCAGATATTCGTGTTGCTCGGCGTCTGCGAAATCTACAATCAACTCGGCATGCTGTCCGCGAACGCAATCTGGAGCGCCATCCTCATCAGCCACTTTGGCCGCTACGCGCTCACACACGTGACGTTTCGCACCGCAAAGCTACGGCCCGTTCTGATCGAGATGGGCCATTGA
- the purE gene encoding 5-(carboxyamino)imidazole ribonucleotide mutase: MATRKTAKPIVGVIMGSKSDWETMKHASEMLEEMGIEHECHVMSAHRTPDETLRYAEKAEGRGIQVIIAGAGGAAHLPGVIAAKTILPVLGVPVKSRAFNGLDSLLSIVQMPKGVPVGTLAVGDAGAANAGLLAAAIVALRDRKVAQRLQAFRAAQAARVRAEKLET; the protein is encoded by the coding sequence ATGGCAACGCGAAAAACAGCAAAGCCCATCGTTGGCGTCATCATGGGCAGCAAGAGCGATTGGGAAACGATGAAGCACGCGAGCGAAATGCTCGAGGAGATGGGCATCGAGCACGAGTGCCACGTCATGTCCGCGCACCGTACGCCGGACGAGACGCTCCGCTACGCGGAGAAGGCGGAGGGGCGCGGCATTCAGGTCATTATCGCGGGCGCGGGCGGCGCGGCGCACCTGCCGGGGGTAATCGCGGCAAAGACGATTCTGCCGGTGCTGGGAGTGCCGGTGAAGTCGCGCGCGTTTAACGGACTCGATTCTCTGTTGTCGATTGTGCAGATGCCGAAGGGCGTGCCTGTCGGAACGCTGGCGGTTGGCGATGCCGGGGCTGCGAACGCGGGCCTGTTGGCGGCGGCGATCGTTGCGCTGCGCGATCGCAAGGTGGCGCAACGCCTGCAGGCGTTTCGCGCGGCGCAGGCTGCCCGGGTGCGGGCGGAGAAGCTTGAGACGTGA
- the eat gene encoding ethanolamine permease, producing the protein MNSAQGQPQFHKTLGPFMLWGLGVGYVISGMYFGWNLGLPAGGPYGLLVAALIVTVMYVAFILSYTELTCAIPKAGGVFVYATRAYGPAFGYLGGVAQIIEFVFAPPAIAMAIGAYFTTFFPAISPVAVAFGAYLMFTALNIHGVHHSAMFELFVTVLAVGELLVFAGVTLPHFSVEKFAMDPLPNGWLGVFPAIPFAIWFYLAIEGIANVAEETKDPQRHPIIGGISAMATLVVCATLTFYAAIGVGGWKAIVYPPGVTEASDKPLPLALGQIFDVNHPLYHMLVVIGLFGLVASFHGIILAAGRATFEFGRMGYAPAFLGTTLAKRRTPAWALIVNMFVGFAAILTGRTGDIITISVFGALVLYIVAMIALLRLRGIEPDLLRPYRTPFYPLPPIVALAIAVVCLVAMTYYNQKLAGIFVVLVAAGYAWFYVASKSNWIRESHD; encoded by the coding sequence ATGAATTCCGCACAAGGCCAGCCGCAATTCCACAAGACTCTCGGCCCGTTCATGCTATGGGGGCTAGGCGTCGGGTACGTCATATCCGGAATGTACTTTGGCTGGAACCTGGGACTGCCCGCGGGTGGGCCGTACGGACTGCTGGTTGCGGCGCTGATTGTCACGGTCATGTACGTGGCGTTCATCCTCAGTTACACCGAACTGACCTGCGCGATTCCAAAGGCTGGCGGCGTGTTTGTGTACGCCACGCGCGCGTACGGGCCCGCGTTCGGGTATCTGGGCGGTGTCGCGCAGATCATCGAGTTCGTCTTTGCGCCGCCCGCCATTGCGATGGCGATCGGCGCGTACTTCACGACGTTTTTCCCTGCGATTAGTCCCGTGGCCGTTGCATTCGGCGCGTACCTGATGTTCACGGCGCTGAACATACACGGCGTGCACCATTCCGCGATGTTCGAGTTGTTCGTGACTGTCCTCGCCGTGGGCGAGCTGCTTGTCTTTGCCGGCGTCACGTTGCCGCATTTTTCCGTCGAGAAGTTTGCGATGGACCCGCTGCCCAACGGCTGGCTGGGCGTCTTTCCGGCGATACCGTTCGCGATTTGGTTCTATCTGGCGATCGAAGGCATCGCGAACGTGGCCGAGGAAACCAAAGACCCGCAACGGCACCCGATCATCGGCGGGATTTCCGCGATGGCAACACTGGTTGTCTGCGCAACGCTTACGTTCTACGCGGCGATCGGTGTGGGCGGATGGAAGGCGATCGTGTATCCGCCGGGAGTGACGGAGGCGTCGGACAAACCGTTGCCGCTTGCGCTCGGGCAGATATTCGACGTGAACCATCCCTTGTATCACATGCTGGTGGTCATCGGATTGTTTGGTCTCGTGGCATCGTTTCACGGCATTATCCTTGCGGCGGGGCGCGCAACGTTCGAGTTCGGGCGGATGGGCTACGCGCCCGCGTTTCTCGGGACGACGCTGGCGAAACGGCGGACGCCGGCGTGGGCGTTGATAGTGAATATGTTTGTGGGTTTCGCGGCGATTCTTACCGGCCGGACCGGCGATATCATTACGATCTCGGTCTTCGGCGCGCTTGTGTTGTATATCGTGGCGATGATCGCGTTGCTCCGCTTGCGCGGGATCGAGCCGGATCTGCTGCGCCCGTATCGGACGCCGTTCTATCCTTTGCCGCCGATTGTTGCACTGGCGATCGCAGTTGTTTGTCTGGTCGCGATGACGTATTACAACCAGAAGCTGGCCGGGATTTTTGTTGTGCTCGTTGCGGCGGGTTATGCGTGGTTTTACGTGGCGTCGAAGTCAAATTGGATTCGGGAAAGTCACGACTAG
- the ychF gene encoding redox-regulated ATPase YchF, which translates to MKVGIIGFARSGKTTIFNALTGAHAAVGTFGARESNVAVLKVPDARVDKLAEIHKPKKITYAEFQFIDIAPNEAAGEEKALDTAALNALKQVDALVHVVRAFKNEDVMHPHGSVDPARDAKAMEEELQLGDLIIVERRLERMEKEHKKGVELAPLQRCKDHLESGQPLRTLALSQQELHAVMGFGFLSLKPMMILGNYGEESIGNDDPTGLRAFAQNNNLALIELCGALELEIAQLSEEDRPAYRADLGLGEESRLQFLHTAYDMLGLMSFLTAGEPEVRAWTIQKGTKAVDAAAVIHSDIARGFIRAEIVNYDHFIAAGSMVKAKEAGHVRLEGKEYIMHDGDIVLFRFNV; encoded by the coding sequence ATGAAAGTCGGTATTATTGGTTTTGCCCGTTCCGGCAAGACGACAATATTCAATGCGCTCACCGGCGCGCACGCCGCTGTCGGCACCTTCGGCGCACGCGAGTCGAACGTCGCCGTTTTGAAAGTGCCGGATGCCCGAGTGGACAAGCTGGCGGAAATCCATAAGCCCAAGAAGATCACCTACGCCGAATTCCAGTTCATCGACATCGCGCCAAATGAAGCCGCAGGCGAAGAAAAGGCGCTCGACACCGCCGCACTGAATGCGCTGAAACAGGTCGATGCACTCGTCCACGTCGTGCGCGCGTTCAAGAACGAGGACGTAATGCACCCGCACGGCAGCGTCGATCCCGCGCGCGACGCGAAGGCGATGGAAGAAGAACTACAACTCGGCGACCTCATCATTGTCGAGCGGCGCCTCGAACGCATGGAAAAGGAGCACAAGAAGGGCGTGGAACTCGCCCCGCTCCAACGCTGCAAGGATCACCTCGAATCCGGCCAGCCGCTCCGCACGCTCGCGCTCTCGCAACAGGAACTGCACGCAGTCATGGGCTTCGGCTTCTTGTCGCTCAAACCCATGATGATTCTCGGCAACTACGGCGAGGAATCGATCGGCAACGACGACCCAACCGGACTGCGCGCGTTCGCGCAGAATAACAACCTCGCCCTGATCGAACTGTGCGGCGCGCTCGAACTCGAAATCGCGCAACTATCCGAAGAAGACCGGCCCGCCTACCGCGCCGACCTCGGTCTCGGCGAGGAGTCCCGCCTCCAGTTCCTGCACACGGCCTACGACATGCTCGGCCTCATGAGCTTCCTCACCGCCGGCGAGCCGGAAGTCCGCGCGTGGACGATTCAAAAAGGCACCAAGGCCGTTGATGCTGCGGCCGTCATTCATAGCGACATCGCCCGCGGTTTCATCCGCGCGGAAATCGTCAACTACGATCACTTCATCGCCGCGGGGTCGATGGTCAAGGCGAAAGAAGCCGGTCACGTCCGCCTCGAAGGCAAGGAATACATCATGCACGATGGCGACATCGTCCTGTTCCGCTTCAACGTGTAG
- a CDS encoding YwiC-like family protein has protein sequence MDSEGRYFRWKFAIPPEKGGWIWWIGPLAVGIAAAGTVRPGTMAVVVGAFAAFCVRQPLTLFIKSYRLASLRVERGPAGFWVLLYGAICALVAIALLLDGNLRVLALAIPAIPVFAWHFYLVARGNERRQMLRDVLAAMALALSGTAAYWSCGGGNDVTAILVWLLPGLHSSASVVHMFLRLDQRRWEEAGALSRRLRLGTGPFAHHAANVVFACAFWAAGYVSILGVVAFVLCFADGVWAILVPQVGHTPKQLGMRQLAVSAIFSVLMCPAFWTY, from the coding sequence ATGGACAGTGAAGGCCGATATTTCCGTTGGAAGTTCGCGATACCGCCGGAGAAGGGCGGGTGGATTTGGTGGATTGGACCGCTGGCAGTTGGCATTGCCGCTGCGGGTACCGTGCGCCCCGGGACGATGGCCGTAGTGGTTGGCGCGTTTGCGGCATTTTGCGTGAGGCAGCCGCTTACATTGTTCATCAAGTCTTACCGGCTGGCGTCGCTTCGGGTGGAGCGGGGTCCCGCGGGGTTTTGGGTCTTGCTGTACGGGGCAATTTGTGCGTTGGTGGCAATCGCTCTGTTGCTCGACGGAAACCTGCGAGTGCTCGCGCTCGCGATACCGGCAATCCCGGTGTTCGCGTGGCACTTCTATCTCGTTGCGCGGGGAAACGAACGGCGGCAGATGCTGCGCGACGTGCTGGCGGCGATGGCGCTGGCGTTGTCGGGCACCGCGGCGTACTGGAGTTGCGGGGGCGGGAACGATGTCACCGCGATATTGGTCTGGCTGCTGCCGGGGTTGCATTCGAGCGCGTCGGTGGTGCACATGTTTCTGCGGCTCGATCAGCGGCGGTGGGAGGAGGCAGGCGCACTGTCGCGGCGGTTGCGGTTGGGGACGGGGCCGTTCGCGCACCACGCGGCAAACGTCGTGTTCGCGTGCGCATTCTGGGCGGCGGGGTATGTTTCGATCTTGGGTGTCGTGGCATTCGTGCTGTGCTTTGCGGACGGTGTCTGGGCGATCCTTGTCCCGCAAGTTGGACACACGCCGAAGCAATTGGGTATGCGACAACTGGCAGTCTCGGCGATATTTTCCGTGCTGATGTGTCCGGCGTTTTGGACGTATTGA